The Achromobacter deleyi genome has a window encoding:
- a CDS encoding chemotaxis response regulator protein-glutamate methylesterase has protein sequence MRIGIVNDMQMAVETLRRAIALEPGLEVAWVASNGLEAVEQCARDRPDVVLMDLIMPVMDGVEATRRIMAETPCAIVVVTADVARHTPRVFDAMGHGALDAVDTPVVGAADMRSAAAPLLRKIRNIGWLIGRYGSRPTLSPLAKPAPHPGERRLLVIGASAGGPATLAQLLRDLPLDFPAGIVLVQHVDASFAAGMADWLNDQVPLPVRLVREGERPLPGQILLAGTDDHLQLLADGTLGYTDNPTESLYRPSIDVFFHSVAQHWRGLAVGVLLTGMGQDGARGLKALRERGCLTIAQDQATSAVYGMPKAAAAMQAAVEIRPLEQIASRVIQAFA, from the coding sequence GTGAGAATCGGGATCGTCAACGATATGCAGATGGCGGTCGAGACCCTGAGACGGGCGATCGCGCTGGAGCCAGGCCTGGAAGTGGCGTGGGTGGCGTCCAATGGCCTGGAGGCCGTGGAGCAGTGCGCGCGCGACCGCCCGGACGTGGTGCTGATGGATCTCATCATGCCCGTCATGGACGGCGTCGAGGCGACGCGCCGCATCATGGCGGAAACGCCTTGCGCGATTGTCGTGGTGACGGCGGACGTGGCGCGCCATACACCGCGGGTCTTCGACGCCATGGGCCATGGCGCGCTGGACGCAGTGGATACGCCGGTGGTCGGCGCCGCGGACATGCGCAGCGCGGCGGCGCCGCTGCTGCGCAAGATCCGCAACATCGGCTGGCTGATCGGCCGTTATGGCAGCCGCCCGACCCTCAGTCCCCTGGCCAAGCCGGCGCCGCATCCGGGCGAGCGGCGCCTGCTGGTGATAGGCGCGTCGGCCGGCGGGCCGGCCACGCTGGCCCAGCTGCTGCGCGACCTTCCGCTGGATTTTCCGGCGGGCATCGTGCTGGTGCAGCACGTGGATGCGTCGTTCGCGGCCGGCATGGCGGACTGGCTCAACGACCAGGTGCCCCTGCCCGTCAGGCTGGTGCGGGAGGGCGAGCGGCCCCTGCCCGGGCAGATCCTGCTGGCAGGCACCGACGACCATCTGCAGCTGCTGGCCGATGGTACGCTCGGTTATACCGACAACCCCACGGAAAGCCTGTACCGGCCTTCCATCGACGTTTTCTTTCATAGCGTGGCGCAGCACTGGCGCGGCCTGGCGGTCGGCGTGCTGCTCACGGGCATGGGGCAGGACGGCGCGCGCGGCCTGAAGGCGCTGCGCGAACGCGGATGCCTGACCATCGCGCAGGACCAGGCGACCAGCGCCGTGTATGGCATGCCGAAGGCGGCCGCGGCCATGCAGGCGGCGGTGGAGATCAGGCCACTGGAACAAATTGCGTCCCGGGTGATCCAGGCGTTTGCCTGA
- a CDS encoding hybrid sensor histidine kinase/response regulator gives MNPDQMRDASLLELFQLETRTQVQVLNNGLLALEHDPTSAPQLEACMRAAHSLKGAARIVDLHPAVRIAHAMEDCLVAAQEGRARLQATDIDALLMGADLLQRVATPGAELDVEIDELVARLSNTPNAVPAPPPRAPRPSDFLPPIVRLEDEPAATPAPAPAAASAAMPPLRRSSDRGLGEGERVLRVTADTLNKLLGLSSETLVESHWIGPFSASMLRLRRMQAGAAHALDGVRAALAGQPLDARGQAALDDAQRIVAQCQQELTQRASEVDEFGWRMSHLAQRLYDTALACRMRPFGDGLNGMARMVRDLGRSLGKQVRLEIEGENTQVDRDILDKLDAPLMHLLRNAVDHGIEMPQARMDAGKPPEGLIRLSARHAAGMLLIELADDGCGISLDRLRVEVVERKLTNAETAARLTESELLEFLFLSGFSTRDEVTEISGRGVGLDVVQTMARQLRGAVRIHQQAGQGTRFVLEMPLSLSVVRSLLVEVQGEIYAFPLAYVRHALQLQAQDIEQLEGHQHFRFMGRQIGLVSARQILRAGEPAPAADTLPVVVVGDHDRLYGVAVDRYVGERTLVVQPLDPRLGKVQDVMAGSLMDDGTPLLILDVEDMLVSVQKLVEGGRLARVEGGGEATLARRRKRVLVVDDSLTVRELERKLLLNRGFDVAVAVDGMDGWNMLRNEAFDLVVTDVDMPRMDGIELVSRIKADPKLQSLPVMVVSYKDREEDRRRGLDAGADYYLAKGSFHDDALLDAVEDLIGKART, from the coding sequence GTGAACCCGGATCAGATGCGCGACGCCTCGCTGCTGGAGCTGTTCCAGCTTGAGACCCGCACCCAGGTGCAGGTGCTGAACAACGGCCTGCTGGCGCTGGAACACGATCCGACCTCGGCGCCGCAGCTGGAGGCCTGCATGCGGGCCGCCCACTCACTCAAGGGCGCCGCCCGCATCGTCGACCTGCACCCCGCGGTGCGCATTGCGCACGCCATGGAGGATTGTCTGGTGGCGGCGCAGGAAGGGCGCGCGCGCCTGCAGGCCACCGATATCGACGCCTTGCTGATGGGCGCCGACCTGCTGCAGCGCGTGGCCACGCCCGGCGCGGAACTGGATGTCGAGATCGACGAACTGGTGGCGCGCCTGAGCAACACGCCCAACGCGGTACCGGCCCCGCCGCCGCGCGCGCCCCGGCCATCGGACTTCCTGCCCCCCATCGTGCGGCTGGAGGACGAGCCTGCGGCAACACCGGCGCCGGCGCCGGCTGCCGCGTCCGCGGCGATGCCTCCGCTGCGGCGCAGTTCGGATCGCGGGCTGGGCGAAGGCGAACGGGTGCTGCGCGTCACGGCCGACACGCTGAACAAATTGCTGGGCCTGTCCAGCGAGACGCTGGTGGAGTCGCATTGGATCGGACCGTTCAGCGCCTCGATGCTGCGGCTGCGGCGCATGCAGGCGGGCGCCGCGCATGCGCTGGACGGCGTGCGCGCCGCGCTGGCCGGGCAGCCGCTGGACGCGCGCGGGCAGGCGGCGCTGGACGACGCGCAGCGGATCGTCGCGCAATGCCAGCAGGAATTGACCCAGCGCGCGAGCGAAGTCGATGAGTTCGGCTGGCGCATGAGCCATCTGGCGCAGCGCCTCTACGACACCGCGCTGGCCTGCCGGATGCGGCCCTTTGGCGACGGGCTGAACGGCATGGCGCGCATGGTCCGGGACCTGGGGCGCTCGCTGGGCAAGCAGGTGCGGCTGGAGATCGAAGGCGAGAACACGCAGGTGGACCGCGACATCCTCGACAAGCTGGATGCCCCGCTCATGCACCTGCTGCGCAATGCCGTGGACCATGGCATTGAAATGCCCCAGGCCCGGATGGATGCGGGCAAGCCGCCGGAAGGCCTGATCCGGCTGTCGGCGCGCCATGCGGCGGGCATGCTGCTGATCGAACTGGCCGACGACGGTTGCGGCATATCGCTGGACCGGTTGCGCGTCGAAGTCGTGGAGCGCAAGCTCACCAACGCCGAGACCGCCGCCCGGCTGACCGAGTCCGAGTTGCTGGAGTTCCTGTTCCTGTCCGGCTTCAGTACGCGCGACGAGGTCACCGAGATCTCCGGGCGTGGCGTGGGGCTGGACGTGGTGCAGACGATGGCGCGGCAGCTGCGTGGCGCCGTGCGGATCCACCAGCAGGCCGGCCAGGGCACGCGCTTCGTGCTGGAGATGCCCTTGTCGCTGTCGGTGGTGCGCAGCCTGCTGGTCGAAGTGCAGGGCGAGATCTACGCGTTTCCGCTGGCCTATGTCAGGCATGCGCTGCAGCTGCAGGCGCAGGACATCGAACAGCTTGAAGGGCATCAGCATTTCCGCTTCATGGGCCGGCAGATCGGGCTGGTGTCGGCGCGGCAGATCCTGCGCGCGGGCGAGCCCGCGCCGGCCGCGGACACGCTGCCCGTGGTGGTGGTCGGCGACCATGACCGGCTCTACGGCGTCGCCGTGGACCGCTACGTGGGCGAGCGCACGCTGGTGGTGCAGCCGCTGGATCCGCGGCTGGGCAAGGTGCAGGATGTGATGGCGGGTTCCCTGATGGACGACGGCACGCCGCTGCTGATCCTGGACGTGGAGGACATGCTGGTGTCCGTCCAGAAACTGGTCGAGGGCGGACGCCTGGCGCGGGTGGAGGGGGGCGGGGAGGCGACGCTGGCCCGCCGCCGCAAGCGCGTGCTGGTCGTGGACGACTCGTTGACGGTGCGCGAACTGGAGCGCAAGCTGCTGCTCAACCGGGGCTTCGACGTGGCCGTGGCGGTGGACGGCATGGACGGCTGGAACATGTTGCGCAACGAGGCCTTTGATCTGGTCGTGACCGACGTCGACATGCCCCGCATGGACGGCATCGAGCTGGTGTCCCGGATCAAGGCGGATCCCAAGCTGCAGAGCCTGCCCGTAATGGTGGTGTCGTATAAGGACCGGGAAGAGGACCGGCGGCGCGGGCTGGATGCGGGCGCCGACTACTATCTGGCCAAGGGCAGCTTCCACGACGATGCGCTGCTCGATGCCGTGGAAGACCTGATCGGAAAGGCGCGGACGTGA